From Leptolyngbya sp. KIOST-1, one genomic window encodes:
- a CDS encoding UDP-N-acetylglucosamine 1-carboxyvinyltransferase, producing the protein MGEVKISGAKNSTLRLLAASLLTSAPIRLQNYPSTLLDALIHIEMLEALGKTCRLINGSEIEIAEARTPSSELIWNKRLIRNTLLILGALVGRTGQGKVPLPGGCQLGDRKYDIHLMVLKSFGAHVWEENGYLCAEVSRHQELKGTDIFLPIRSTGATENSIICACLAKGRTRIWGPHIRPEIQDLVKFLNSLGAKIEVRGQESIIVEGVNELGGVTHRVIADNVEALTWLIGSAVTNGDIEIIDFPFEHLEVPLIHLRESGVRFYRLDNRITVRGSSCYPVDISTGSYPGINSDMQPLFAVLGAKAKGESRIIDLRFPGRYAYAEELAKMGMNYAIKDNLLVIQGGQDLHGAKVTALDLRAGAALMVAGFVADAPTIIENAWQIFRGYDQLDEKLSKLCISC; encoded by the coding sequence GTGGGAGAAGTTAAAATTAGCGGAGCAAAAAACTCCACACTACGACTTTTGGCAGCCTCTCTATTAACTTCAGCACCAATTCGATTGCAAAACTATCCCAGCACATTGCTTGACGCCCTTATCCATATTGAGATGTTGGAGGCTCTAGGTAAAACCTGCCGACTTATTAATGGAAGTGAGATAGAGATCGCTGAAGCAAGAACACCTTCTTCTGAGCTTATCTGGAATAAAAGATTAATTCGCAACACTTTACTGATTCTAGGAGCATTAGTAGGACGCACAGGTCAAGGGAAAGTTCCATTGCCGGGAGGATGTCAACTCGGCGATCGTAAATACGATATCCACCTTATGGTGCTCAAATCATTTGGAGCTCACGTCTGGGAGGAGAATGGTTACCTTTGTGCAGAAGTTTCTAGGCATCAAGAACTCAAAGGGACAGACATTTTTCTACCTATTCGATCAACAGGAGCTACCGAGAACAGTATCATTTGTGCATGTTTAGCCAAAGGTAGAACGCGTATTTGGGGGCCGCATATTCGTCCGGAGATTCAAGATTTAGTTAAGTTCCTTAATTCCCTTGGAGCTAAAATTGAAGTTCGTGGGCAGGAGAGCATCATTGTTGAGGGAGTTAATGAATTAGGTGGCGTTACTCATAGAGTAATTGCTGATAATGTTGAAGCCCTAACCTGGTTAATTGGTTCAGCTGTGACCAATGGAGATATAGAAATTATAGATTTTCCCTTTGAACACCTAGAAGTCCCTCTTATTCATCTCCGGGAAAGCGGAGTTCGTTTTTATCGATTAGATAACAGGATTACTGTTCGGGGCTCAAGCTGTTACCCCGTTGATATCAGCACTGGTTCTTACCCAGGAATTAATTCTGACATGCAGCCATTGTTTGCTGTTTTAGGTGCAAAGGCAAAAGGAGAAAGCCGAATTATTGATCTAAGGTTTCCTGGTCGATATGCCTATGCTGAGGAACTCGCTAAGATGGGAATGAATTATGCAATTAAGGACAATCTCTTAGTTATTCAAGGTGGACAAGATCTTCATGGAGCTAAGGTTACAGCCCTTGACTTAAGAGCTGGTGCAGCTTTAATGGTTGCAGGTTTTGTAGCAGATGCTCCAACTATTATAGAAAATGCATGGCAAATCTTTAGGGGTTATGATCAGCTAGATGAGAAATTGTCTAAGCTTTGTATCTCTTGCTAG
- a CDS encoding lipopolysaccharide biosynthesis protein codes for MVYPLSQRYFKVYLQSRWMSIKRYLTSCFYNIDIARAKRLSQEGAWILIGQIAAVLGSLALVRVLTEHLQPVEYGELALSLTISALVGQVVMGGIGGGIARFYSVAIEKQDLKSYFNASKSLVGYAILVVLLLAVLLVIALILTGQSQWLGLAVAVMIFGIISNLNAVLSGIQNAARQRSIVALHSGLNVWLKIGLIVIVIPWLGASSFTVVIAHGIAALVVTASQLYFLRCLLLSQRQTLPVKQSNQVDENWIKQIWIFAWPFSIWGAFTWVQQVSDRWALGAFATVQQVGQYAVLFQLGYTPISLVTALATSFLGPILYQRSGAATDNGRNISVHRLAWRITGTCLVLTGLAFLISLLFHSWLFKVLVAPSFRDSSYFLPWIVLSGGLFASGQMIALKLMSEINIRAMTAAKIVTAIFGTFCNFIAAWFFGLSGIIGSLLLFSLLYFAWMTWLGQKPPELKGH; via the coding sequence ATGGTGTATCCACTGAGCCAAAGGTACTTCAAGGTTTATTTGCAATCAAGATGGATGAGTATTAAAAGGTATTTGACCTCTTGTTTCTACAATATAGATATTGCTCGTGCTAAGCGACTTTCACAAGAGGGAGCGTGGATTTTAATTGGACAAATTGCCGCTGTTCTTGGCTCATTAGCTCTAGTTAGAGTGTTAACTGAGCATCTACAACCTGTTGAGTATGGGGAATTAGCTCTTAGTCTTACTATTTCGGCTCTAGTTGGCCAGGTTGTAATGGGTGGCATTGGCGGAGGAATTGCTCGCTTTTATTCAGTTGCCATTGAGAAGCAGGATCTGAAAAGTTATTTTAACGCGTCTAAAAGCCTTGTAGGCTATGCCATACTAGTTGTACTACTCTTGGCAGTTCTGCTTGTTATTGCTCTTATATTGACTGGGCAAAGCCAGTGGCTTGGTCTAGCAGTAGCGGTAATGATATTTGGCATTATTAGTAATTTAAATGCTGTCTTGAGTGGCATTCAAAATGCAGCTCGACAGCGGTCCATTGTAGCCTTGCATAGTGGTCTAAATGTATGGCTTAAAATTGGCTTAATAGTAATAGTTATTCCTTGGCTAGGTGCCTCTAGCTTTACCGTTGTCATCGCCCATGGAATTGCTGCTTTAGTGGTAACTGCTTCTCAATTATATTTTCTCAGGTGTCTTTTACTTAGCCAACGCCAAACTTTGCCAGTTAAGCAAAGCAATCAGGTAGACGAAAATTGGATTAAGCAAATCTGGATATTTGCATGGCCCTTCTCTATTTGGGGAGCGTTTACCTGGGTTCAGCAAGTATCAGATCGATGGGCTTTAGGTGCTTTTGCCACTGTTCAACAAGTTGGTCAATATGCAGTTTTGTTTCAGCTAGGTTATACCCCAATTAGTCTGGTTACAGCCTTGGCCACGTCTTTCCTAGGACCAATCCTTTATCAGCGTTCAGGAGCAGCTACAGATAATGGCCGTAATATTTCTGTTCACCGTTTAGCATGGCGTATTACTGGCACATGCCTTGTTCTAACTGGATTAGCTTTTCTTATTTCGTTACTATTCCATAGTTGGTTATTTAAGGTACTAGTCGCACCTTCATTTCGTGATTCCTCTTATTTTTTGCCTTGGATAGTATTGTCAGGAGGATTATTTGCCTCGGGTCAAATGATCGCTTTAAAGCTGATGTCAGAAATAAATATTCGGGCAATGACTGCCGCTAAGATTGTTACAGCAATCTTTGGAACTTTTTGCAACTTTATAGCTGCTTGGTTTTTTGGACTCTCCGGAATTATAGGCTCGCTACTTTTATTTTCACTTCTATATTTTGCATGGATGACTTGGCTGGGTCAAAAACCACCCGAACTCAAAGGGCATTAG
- a CDS encoding glycosyltransferase family 2 protein produces the protein MTHLDIEGNVNKPLVSIISCFYNRPKYVKCSVESLLRQTYSNIEILLVNDGSTDTTLNELMFFRDSRIRLITHENKGFVSALRAAIEASRGSLIAIHGSGDISLPDRIEMQANLLMKSPDVGVVGCYMRGFNVVTGKYHVKRPVIEEDQLSQLIKENIFSHGEVMFKRIFYEQVGGYRVFFEFAQDRDLWLRLAPITRFAIVPKILYERELIEGSVTRVPSKARKQAYLSEFAVTCALIKREQGFDPLDRDGYEAFQKLALVSLQLPLRLRSLAFRYLASSKLDAANTLMAEAVFLDPSIHNRSALVVIVLAQRMPIIRVFLKLIIRWRSNLIWFLDAINSTKILVND, from the coding sequence GTGACCCATTTGGATATAGAAGGAAACGTAAATAAACCGCTTGTTTCTATTATCTCATGTTTCTATAATCGTCCTAAATACGTAAAGTGCTCTGTTGAAAGCTTACTAAGACAAACATATTCAAACATTGAAATTTTACTTGTAAATGATGGTTCAACAGATACTACTTTAAATGAACTCATGTTCTTTCGTGACTCACGAATTCGTTTGATTACACACGAAAATAAAGGATTTGTGTCTGCTCTACGTGCTGCAATTGAAGCGTCTCGAGGGTCATTAATCGCAATACATGGCTCTGGTGATATTTCTTTGCCTGATCGGATAGAGATGCAGGCTAACTTACTTATGAAGAGCCCTGATGTTGGGGTTGTTGGATGTTATATGCGGGGTTTTAACGTAGTCACCGGTAAGTATCATGTTAAACGCCCAGTGATAGAGGAAGATCAGCTATCTCAACTAATCAAAGAAAATATTTTCTCTCATGGAGAAGTTATGTTTAAGCGTATTTTCTACGAACAAGTGGGTGGTTATCGTGTGTTCTTCGAGTTTGCTCAAGATCGAGATCTTTGGTTAAGGCTGGCTCCAATTACTCGTTTTGCTATTGTTCCAAAGATTTTATACGAAAGAGAATTGATAGAAGGTTCTGTAACTAGAGTTCCCTCAAAGGCTAGAAAGCAAGCTTATCTATCAGAATTTGCAGTTACTTGTGCTCTCATAAAAAGAGAGCAGGGATTTGACCCACTCGATAGAGATGGCTACGAAGCTTTTCAAAAGCTTGCTCTAGTTAGTTTGCAGTTGCCACTTCGACTGAGAAGTCTAGCCTTTCGTTACCTAGCATCTTCTAAGTTAGACGCTGCTAATACACTAATGGCGGAAGCAGTTTTTCTCGATCCATCTATTCATAATAGATCAGCTTTGGTGGTTATAGTACTAGCTCAGAGAATGCCAATAATAAGGGTATTTTTGAAGCTGATTATTCGATGGCGCTCGAACTTAATTTGGTTTCTGGATGCGATAAACTCTACTAAAATCCTGGTCAACGATTGA